The genome window TTTGGATCATTTCGGACTTGCTCTGTTACAAGAAATTGAAAATTTATAGTCTATGTTGCTTGGCAAATTCGATATTTTATGGTTAATAATTTGCTCTGGGCTTGTCTTCTTTATGCAGGCTGGATTTCTATGTTTGGAATCTGGACTCACCCGAACTAAGAACTCAATCAACGTTGCAATAAAAAATATCACCGATTTTGGAATAGCTACGATCGTTTATTATTCTATCGGATTCGGACTCATGTATGGTTCGAGTTATGCGGGAATTTTTGGTTCTGATAATTTTCTAACAGTATTTTCTTCCTCTGATCCTCAGATCCCTGTTTTCTTTTTATTTCAACTTATGTTCTGCGGAACCGCGGCAACTATTGTATCGGGTGCTGTTGCGGAAAGAATGAAATTTAGCGCTTACATCATAGTGACAACTTTGATCTCTTCCACTATCTATCCGATTTTTGGACATTGGGCTTGGGGCAAAGAATTATATCTCTGGACAAATAGTACGGGTTGGCTCGCCAAGCAAGGATTTGTTGATTTTGCAGGTTCAACCGTTGTGCACAGTGTCGGTGGATGGGTTGGACTTGTTGCCATGATAATCATTGGCAGTAGAACAGGAAAGTATGGCAAAAACGGCGAAGTAAAAAATATTACGGGTCACAATTTACCAATTGCGATGCTTGGAACTTTGATTCTTTGGTTTGGATGGATAGGATTCAATGGTGGAAGTACGCTATCTTTTTCTCCTAAGATTCCGGGAATTATCGTCAATACTATGTTATCTGCTTCGGGTGGAATGGCAGCTGCATTGATTTACGGTTGGATTCGCATGAAATATGCCGAAGCAACTCTTCCGCTCAATGGAGCCTTAGCTGGATTGGTCGCTATTACTGCATCTTGTCATGCAGTAAGTTCTGCTAATTCGATTTTAATCGGGATAATTGCAGGAATTCTCATGTTTGAGACCAGAATCTTGATCGACAAATTCAAATTGGATGATGCTGTCGGAGCAATTCCCGTTCATCTAACGGGAGGTATATGGGGAACTTTGGCGGTTGGTATATTTGGTGACTACAATCTACTCGGAACTGGTTTAGATCGGTATTCTCAAATTGGAATTCAATTGGTTGGAATTCTAACTTGTGCTGTTTTCGCTTTGATTACAAGCTTCACAATTCTCGGGATCGTGAATTCTTTCTATCGTTTGAGAGTTACCACTGATAATGAAAGGCAAGGATTGAATTATGCTGAGCATCGTGCAAGCACCGAGCTTACTGACCTTTTCATGGAAATGGAATATCAGAAGCAGACAGGCGATCTAAGTACGAATTTGACCATCGAGCCATTTACTGAAGTCGGGCAGATTGCGGAGCGATACAATCTTGTTTTAGATAAAATTCGTACTAACATCCGTGATAAAGAAGAGCTGACCAATCAATTAGAAGAGAATCTAAAACATATTCAGAGCGATCTAGCCACAGCAAGCAAAATTCAATCGAGTATTTTGTCTCAAGAAGACAAATTGATTGGTGGACTCGAGATTGGCATTCGATATATTCCTTTGTCAAAAGTCGGGGGAGATTTTTTCCATATTTCCGAGTTAAAACCAGGCTTGGTTCGTGTTTTTCTCGCAGATGCAACTGGCCATGGAGTGCAAGCTGCTCTCATTACAATGGTGATAAAAACTTTGTACGAATCGCTCAATCGATCTATTTATTCAGTTCATGAGATGTTATTTTATCTCAACAATGAATTTTTAAATTCCTTCCAGAATCTGAATCAATTCTTTACATGCATAATTGTTGATATTGATACAAATAGAAATATTATTAAATATTCTTCAGCAGGTCACAATAACCAATATTTAATCAATCATGGAGATATTGTTAAATTAGGTAAGAAAGGGAGGATGATCGGCGTTCTACAGAATGCAAAGTATTCTGCGCAAGAATTAGATTTTGGACAAGATAGTCAGTTGCTTTTATTTACCGATGGTCTTACCGAAGAATTCAATATCGAAAACGAAGAGTTCGGTGAACATAGATTAGATGAAATTGTTAAAAACAAAGGTAAAATTCCAATAGGCAAATACTTAGATTCTATATTGAATTATCAAAAAGATTTTCTAAAAAACATGCCAATCCAAGACGACACAACAATCCTCGGAATTCATCGTAAAGTATAAGCATGAAAATCTAAAATAATTTATGTCTCACAATTTCAAGTGGAATTGTAATGGAAAATTTTGATCAATCTTACCTTATCAAAACAAAAATTAAAACTAATTGATAGTTAGAAATTTATTACCGATATCGTAATTTAAAAAACAATAAATTTCTCTTGTATTCAAATTCTCTATATGAGAGAAAGGGAAAATCCCATTTTACCGAGATCGACATGCCCAAAATCAGCGTAATCATTCCAACACTCAATGAAGAAGCTTTGCTTCCTGTATTACTTGAAAACTTAAAAAATCAAACTTTCCAAGACTTTGAAGTTATTGTAGCCGATGCCGGATCAACTGATAAGACCAAATCTTTAGCGAAGAAAGCAGGAGCAAAAGTTGTTCCTGGTGGACTTCCCGGTGTTGGGCGCAACAAAGGAGCGGAAGTTGCTCTTGGTGAATTTCTTTTCTT of Leptospira sp. GIMC2001 contains these proteins:
- the amt gene encoding ammonium transporter, whose product is MLLGKFDILWLIICSGLVFFMQAGFLCLESGLTRTKNSINVAIKNITDFGIATIVYYSIGFGLMYGSSYAGIFGSDNFLTVFSSSDPQIPVFFLFQLMFCGTAATIVSGAVAERMKFSAYIIVTTLISSTIYPIFGHWAWGKELYLWTNSTGWLAKQGFVDFAGSTVVHSVGGWVGLVAMIIIGSRTGKYGKNGEVKNITGHNLPIAMLGTLILWFGWIGFNGGSTLSFSPKIPGIIVNTMLSASGGMAAALIYGWIRMKYAEATLPLNGALAGLVAITASCHAVSSANSILIGIIAGILMFETRILIDKFKLDDAVGAIPVHLTGGIWGTLAVGIFGDYNLLGTGLDRYSQIGIQLVGILTCAVFALITSFTILGIVNSFYRLRVTTDNERQGLNYAEHRASTELTDLFMEMEYQKQTGDLSTNLTIEPFTEVGQIAERYNLVLDKIRTNIRDKEELTNQLEENLKHIQSDLATASKIQSSILSQEDKLIGGLEIGIRYIPLSKVGGDFFHISELKPGLVRVFLADATGHGVQAALITMVIKTLYESLNRSIYSVHEMLFYLNNEFLNSFQNLNQFFTCIIVDIDTNRNIIKYSSAGHNNQYLINHGDIVKLGKKGRMIGVLQNAKYSAQELDFGQDSQLLLFTDGLTEEFNIENEEFGEHRLDEIVKNKGKIPIGKYLDSILNYQKDFLKNMPIQDDTTILGIHRKV